One segment of Triticum aestivum cultivar Chinese Spring chromosome 2A, IWGSC CS RefSeq v2.1, whole genome shotgun sequence DNA contains the following:
- the LOC123184903 gene encoding peroxidase 2 — MGRVAIWIACVLLLAATCQGKGAPGHRVRVGYYNRKCRAAESIVRDVVGKAVSRNPGLGAGIIRMAFHDCFVQGCDASVLLDATPANPRPEKLGPPNFPSLRGFEVIDAAKAVLERVCPRVVSCADIIAFAARDAAFFLSSSLIDYKMPAGRFDGRVSLETEALQFLPPPFFNLTQLVDSFKAKNMDEDDLVVLSGAHTIGVSHCSSFTDRLPPNPSDMNPGLTRLLRSKCPVSPNFTNDPTVVQDIVTPNRMDNMYYTNLLKRNVLFISDAALLTSGKTATKVMENAFNPGSWEKKFAKAMVKMAAIELKTAANGEIRRNCRIVNK; from the exons ATGGGTAGGGTTGCGATCTGGATCGCGTGCGTGCTGCTCCTGGCGGCGACATGCCAGGGCAAGGGGGCTCCGGGGCATAGGGTGAGGGTCGGCTACTACAACCGGAAGTGCCGCGCGGCGGAGAGCATCGTCAGGGACGTCGTCGGCAAGGCCGTCTCCCGGAACCCCGGCCTCGGCGCCGGCATCATCCGCATGGccttccacgactgcttcgtccaG GGCTGTGACGCGTCGGTGCTGCTGGACGCGACTCCGGCGAACCCGCGGCCGGAGAAGCTCGGCCCGCCCAACTTCCCCAGCCTGCGCGGCTTCGAGGTGATCGACGCCGCCAAGGCGGTCCTCGAGAGGGTCTGCCCTAGagtcgtctcctgcgccgacatcaTCGCCTTCGCCGCACGCGACGCCGCCTTCTTCCTCAGCAGCAGCCTGATCGACTACAAGATGCCGGCGGGGCGGTTCGACGGGCGCGTGTCGCTTGAAACTGAGGCGCTGCAGTTCCTGCCCCCGCCCTTCTTCAACCTCACGCAGCTCGTCGACAGCTTCAAGGCCAAGAACATGGACGAGGACGACCTCGTGGTGCTCTCCGGCGCGCACACCATCGGCGTGTCGCACTGCTCCTCCTTCACCGACCGCCTGCCACCGAACCCCTCCGACATGAACCCGGGCCTCACCAGGCTGCTGCGGAGCAAGTGCCCCGTCAGCCCCAACTTCACCAACGACCCCACCGTGGTGCAGGACATCGTCACCCCCAACCGGATGGACAACATGTACTACACCAACCTGCTCAAGCGGAACGTGCTCTTCATCTCCGACGCGGCGTTGCTCACGTCGGGGAAGACGGCGACGAAGGTGATGGAGAACGCGTTCAACCCCGGGAGCTGGGAGAAGAAGTTCGCCAAGGCGATGGTCAAGATGGCTGCCATCGAGCTCAAGACCGCTGCCAACGGCGAGATCAGGAGGAACTGTAGGATCGTCAACAAATAG